One genomic segment of Nothobranchius furzeri strain GRZ-AD chromosome 10, NfurGRZ-RIMD1, whole genome shotgun sequence includes these proteins:
- the eral1 gene encoding GTPase Era, mitochondrial isoform X1: MAPMTGCVSAQLPTFFVFLLYSCIFSICSADSLLVYDRDFLLSIRSRMDVFQNSNAGHLFPPPLETDANPAAEPVLLHAFPPPLETDVSPASGLVLPVGLPLPRRPWKKKRGKRGGFFVQLRRIRRGEAISERCSVTVMSRIHRHLNRVELISLLPGGHGAECYMDVSEVWMTGQLGAHGAESCASAWDVGMILQLGAHGAKRCMRASEPRMIRRPTAADQLAAHNRGRCGDRLITSDYCVWGKERCFRSSPDARGNAACSRSKRGGFTFTPACFITSEAFLSRLMKGKAAEADGSTHHPPASVPPHSNEQIGLLQRHPDQPPDSKVLKVVIIGAPNAGKSTLSNQLLGTKVFAVSKKVHTTRCRSLGVLTENDTQIILLDTPGLTTHSKVKRHHLDKSLLVDPWLSVKEADLMVVMVDVSDRWMRSRLDYEVLKCLAQHPHIPAVLVLNKVDLMKSKDRLLDVTAQLTGGVVNGRRIQVRPVIKPPWAEKIPKSDSELPPDGDTLVHGDSETSDSALSKKQLKELSSQQGWPHFKDVFMLSSVDREDVETLKTYFIVNAKPGSWLYHSEVLTDQSPEEICTSIIREKLLEYLPQEVPYSMTQSVELWQDGENGQLDISVKLYAIKESHMSMVIGTAGQMVSRIAQEASEDLSRVYLREVRLKLSAKLKK; the protein is encoded by the exons atggcgcccatgaccggctgcgtgtctgctcagctcccaaccttttttgtttttctattgtattcttgtattttttccatatgcagtgccgattctctgctggtgtatgatcgggacttcctgctctcgatccgctctagaatggatgtttttcagaactctaatgcgggacacctttttccaccgccgctggagactgacgcgaacccagctgcagagcctgtgttgctccacgctttcccaccgccgctggagactgacgttagcccagcttccgggcttgtgctgcccgtcggtttgccgctgccccggagaccgtggaaaaagaagcgggggaaacgaggcggcttctttgttcagctccgaaggatccggcgtggcgaagccatatcggagcgctgctccgtgactgtgatgtcccggatccatcggcatctcaatcgagtcgagctgatctcgctgctaccgggaggacatggagctgaatgttacatggatgtgtctgaggtgtggatgaccggccagttgggagctcacggagctgagagctgcgcgagtgcgtgggatgtggggatgattctccagctgggagctcacggagccaagcgctgtatgcgtgcttcggaaccgaggatgatccggcggccgaccgctgctgaccagcttgcggcacacaatcgggggagatgtggagatcgcctaatcacatcagattactgcgtatggggaaaggagcggtgctttcggagttcccctgatgctcgag GAAATGCTGCCTGCAGCCGAAGCAAGAGGGGCGGATTCACCTTCACTCCTGCTTGTTTTATTACATCCGAAGCATTTCTCAGCAGACTGATGAAAGGAAAAGCAGCTGAAGCAGACGGCAGCACTCATCACCCTCCAGCATCGGTTCCTCCACACAGCA ATGAACAGATAGGTTTATTACAGAGACATCCAGACCAGCCTCCTGACTCAAAGGTGTTAAAAGTGGTCATAATCGGTGCTCCGAATGCTGGGAAGTCCACGTTGTCCAACCAGCTGCTCGGCACAAAG GTGTTTGCTGTGTCCAAGAAAGTTCACACCACTCGGTGCCGCAGCCTGGGCGTCCTGACGGAGAACGACACACAGATT ATTTTGCTCGACACCCCTGGTCTCACCACTCACTCAAAGGTCAAAAG ACACCATCTGGATAAATCTTTGCTTGTGGATCCCTGGCTCTCTGTAAAAGAAGCCGACCTGA TGGTGGTCATGGTGGACGTGTCTGACAGATGGATGCGCAGCAGGCTCGACTATGAGGTGCTGAAATGCCTTGCCCAGCACCCGCATATCCCAGCGGTCCTAGTCCTGAACAAG GTGGATCTAATGAAGTCCAAGGACAGGCTGCTGGATGTCACAGCACAGCTGACAGGTGGGGTGGTGAACGGTCGCAGGATACAGGTCAGGCCAGTGATCAAGCCCCCGTGGGCTGAGAAGATACCCAAGAGTGATTCAGAGCTACCTCCTGACGGGGACACTTTGGTGCACGGGGACAGTGAGACGTCAGACTCTGCACTgagcaaaaagcagctgaaagagCTGAGCAGTCAGCAGGGTTGGCCCCACTTTAAGGATGTCTTCATGCTGTCGTCTGTGGACAGAGAGGACGTGGAGACGCTCAAG ACCTATTTTATTGTTAATGCTAAGCCGGGGTCGTGGCTGTATCACAGCGAGGTCCTGACGGACCAGAGTCCAGAGGAGATCTGCACCAGCATCATCAGAGAGAAGCTCTTGGAGTATCTGCCTCAGGAGGTGCCTTATTCCATGACACAG TCCGTTGAACTCTGGCAAGATGGAGAAAATGGGCAGCTTGATATTTCTGTGAAACTCTACGCTATCAAAGAGTCCCACATG AGTATGGTGATCGGCACAGCTGGCCAGATGGTGTCGCGGATCGCCCAAGAGGCGAGCGAGGACCTGAGCCGAGTGTACCTGAGGGAGGTGAGGCTGAAGCTCTCCGCCAAGCTGAAGAAGTGA
- the eral1 gene encoding GTPase Era, mitochondrial isoform X2, with product MALRVCGVFIRDVSVLSRRLVLSARQESASCLLTAGNAACSRSKRGGFTFTPACFITSEAFLSRLMKGKAAEADGSTHHPPASVPPHSNEQIGLLQRHPDQPPDSKVLKVVIIGAPNAGKSTLSNQLLGTKVFAVSKKVHTTRCRSLGVLTENDTQIILLDTPGLTTHSKVKRHHLDKSLLVDPWLSVKEADLMVVMVDVSDRWMRSRLDYEVLKCLAQHPHIPAVLVLNKVDLMKSKDRLLDVTAQLTGGVVNGRRIQVRPVIKPPWAEKIPKSDSELPPDGDTLVHGDSETSDSALSKKQLKELSSQQGWPHFKDVFMLSSVDREDVETLKTYFIVNAKPGSWLYHSEVLTDQSPEEICTSIIREKLLEYLPQEVPYSMTQSVELWQDGENGQLDISVKLYAIKESHMSMVIGTAGQMVSRIAQEASEDLSRVYLREVRLKLSAKLKK from the exons ATGGCTCTTAGAGTGTGTGGAGTTTTTATCCGGGACGTCTCCGTCCTTTCCAGACGACTCGTGCTGTCTGCTCGGCAGGAAAGTGCGTCATGTCTTCTCACCGCAG GAAATGCTGCCTGCAGCCGAAGCAAGAGGGGCGGATTCACCTTCACTCCTGCTTGTTTTATTACATCCGAAGCATTTCTCAGCAGACTGATGAAAGGAAAAGCAGCTGAAGCAGACGGCAGCACTCATCACCCTCCAGCATCGGTTCCTCCACACAGCA ATGAACAGATAGGTTTATTACAGAGACATCCAGACCAGCCTCCTGACTCAAAGGTGTTAAAAGTGGTCATAATCGGTGCTCCGAATGCTGGGAAGTCCACGTTGTCCAACCAGCTGCTCGGCACAAAG GTGTTTGCTGTGTCCAAGAAAGTTCACACCACTCGGTGCCGCAGCCTGGGCGTCCTGACGGAGAACGACACACAGATT ATTTTGCTCGACACCCCTGGTCTCACCACTCACTCAAAGGTCAAAAG ACACCATCTGGATAAATCTTTGCTTGTGGATCCCTGGCTCTCTGTAAAAGAAGCCGACCTGA TGGTGGTCATGGTGGACGTGTCTGACAGATGGATGCGCAGCAGGCTCGACTATGAGGTGCTGAAATGCCTTGCCCAGCACCCGCATATCCCAGCGGTCCTAGTCCTGAACAAG GTGGATCTAATGAAGTCCAAGGACAGGCTGCTGGATGTCACAGCACAGCTGACAGGTGGGGTGGTGAACGGTCGCAGGATACAGGTCAGGCCAGTGATCAAGCCCCCGTGGGCTGAGAAGATACCCAAGAGTGATTCAGAGCTACCTCCTGACGGGGACACTTTGGTGCACGGGGACAGTGAGACGTCAGACTCTGCACTgagcaaaaagcagctgaaagagCTGAGCAGTCAGCAGGGTTGGCCCCACTTTAAGGATGTCTTCATGCTGTCGTCTGTGGACAGAGAGGACGTGGAGACGCTCAAG ACCTATTTTATTGTTAATGCTAAGCCGGGGTCGTGGCTGTATCACAGCGAGGTCCTGACGGACCAGAGTCCAGAGGAGATCTGCACCAGCATCATCAGAGAGAAGCTCTTGGAGTATCTGCCTCAGGAGGTGCCTTATTCCATGACACAG TCCGTTGAACTCTGGCAAGATGGAGAAAATGGGCAGCTTGATATTTCTGTGAAACTCTACGCTATCAAAGAGTCCCACATG AGTATGGTGATCGGCACAGCTGGCCAGATGGTGTCGCGGATCGCCCAAGAGGCGAGCGAGGACCTGAGCCGAGTGTACCTGAGGGAGGTGAGGCTGAAGCTCTCCGCCAAGCTGAAGAAGTGA